In the genome of Dermacentor silvarum isolate Dsil-2018 chromosome 1, BIME_Dsil_1.4, whole genome shotgun sequence, one region contains:
- the LOC119459426 gene encoding ubiquitin domain-containing protein 1 isoform X2, translated as MGGCIGTRNSRPSSGIESTDETNLQQTGKNQPLRHEKPRWKSDVPLMEGQLRSKRDEFWDTAPAFEGRKEIWDALKAAAYAAETNDFTLAQAIIDGANISLPNGTLLDCYDELGNRYQLPVYCLSAPGNLVEDASDAESPSPESEPCAGHEILLKLRLSTTGKDTKMAVRTGETILAAKRRLEDLEGIPASHQRWFFGGKLLSDRTRVDEAKLQMGFVVQVAVATPS; from the exons ATGGGTGGTTGCATTGGCACCAGAAACAGTAGACCATCGTCCGGTATTGAATCCACCGATGAAACTAACTTGCAACAAACTG GAAAGAACCAACCGCTCCGACATGAGAAGCCACGGTGGAAAAGCGATGTGCCGCTCATGGAAGGCCAGCTGCGTAGTAAACGGGACGAGTTCTGGGACACCGCACCAGCCTTCGAGGGCCGTAAAGAAATCTGGGATGCCCTCAAGGCGGCCGCTTATGCCGCAGAAACCAACGACTTCACTCTCGCGCAAGCCATCATTGACGGAGCCAACATCTCTCTCCCAAACG GGACCTTGCTTGACTGTTATGATGAGCTGGGCAATCGGTACCAGTTGCCTGTCTACTGTTTGAGTGCACCAGGCAACCTGGTGGAGGATGCAAGCGATGCTGAGTCACCATCGCCCGAGAGCGAGCCATGTGCAGGTCATGAGATACTTCTCAAGTTGCGCCTCTCTACCACAGGAAAGGACACCAAGATGGCTGTGCGCACGGGTGAGACCATACTGGCTGCGAAGCGACGCTTGGAGGACCTTGAGGGCATCCCAGCCAGCCACCAACGTTGGTTCTTTGGGGGCAAGCTGCTCTCAGATCGGACGCGTGTTGATGAAGCCAAGCTGCAGATGGGCTTTGTTGTCCAGGTAGCTGTGGCCACTCCAAgttag
- the LOC119459426 gene encoding ubiquitin domain-containing protein 1 isoform X1, translating into MGGCIGTRNSRPSSGIESTDETNLQQTVSIGKNQPLRHEKPRWKSDVPLMEGQLRSKRDEFWDTAPAFEGRKEIWDALKAAAYAAETNDFTLAQAIIDGANISLPNGTLLDCYDELGNRYQLPVYCLSAPGNLVEDASDAESPSPESEPCAGHEILLKLRLSTTGKDTKMAVRTGETILAAKRRLEDLEGIPASHQRWFFGGKLLSDRTRVDEAKLQMGFVVQVAVATPS; encoded by the exons ATGGGTGGTTGCATTGGCACCAGAAACAGTAGACCATCGTCCGGTATTGAATCCACCGATGAAACTAACTTGCAACAAACTG TTTCTATAGGAAAGAACCAACCGCTCCGACATGAGAAGCCACGGTGGAAAAGCGATGTGCCGCTCATGGAAGGCCAGCTGCGTAGTAAACGGGACGAGTTCTGGGACACCGCACCAGCCTTCGAGGGCCGTAAAGAAATCTGGGATGCCCTCAAGGCGGCCGCTTATGCCGCAGAAACCAACGACTTCACTCTCGCGCAAGCCATCATTGACGGAGCCAACATCTCTCTCCCAAACG GGACCTTGCTTGACTGTTATGATGAGCTGGGCAATCGGTACCAGTTGCCTGTCTACTGTTTGAGTGCACCAGGCAACCTGGTGGAGGATGCAAGCGATGCTGAGTCACCATCGCCCGAGAGCGAGCCATGTGCAGGTCATGAGATACTTCTCAAGTTGCGCCTCTCTACCACAGGAAAGGACACCAAGATGGCTGTGCGCACGGGTGAGACCATACTGGCTGCGAAGCGACGCTTGGAGGACCTTGAGGGCATCCCAGCCAGCCACCAACGTTGGTTCTTTGGGGGCAAGCTGCTCTCAGATCGGACGCGTGTTGATGAAGCCAAGCTGCAGATGGGCTTTGTTGTCCAGGTAGCTGTGGCCACTCCAAgttag